From Kiritimatiellia bacterium, the proteins below share one genomic window:
- a CDS encoding type II toxin-antitoxin system death-on-curing family toxin, producing the protein MKEPAWIDTNDCLSFHEEMLARFCGLAGVRDPGLLDSALNRPRHLFAYGKPSLYQLAAAYASGIIRNHPFIDGNKRAGFMAAALFLEINGRTFSAPEEEVVIRTRALAAGRIGERAYAAWLKASCRRGATS; encoded by the coding sequence GTGAAAGAGCCGGCATGGATTGACACGAACGATTGCCTTTCGTTTCATGAAGAGATGCTGGCCCGCTTCTGCGGACTGGCGGGTGTACGAGATCCAGGCCTGCTGGATTCCGCTTTGAACAGGCCCCGCCACTTGTTCGCCTACGGCAAGCCATCCTTGTACCAACTGGCCGCGGCGTATGCCTCTGGGATTATCCGAAATCATCCTTTCATTGACGGTAACAAGCGGGCCGGCTTCATGGCCGCCGCGCTATTTCTTGAAATCAACGGCCGGACTTTCTCCGCGCCGGAAGAAGAGGTCGTGATCCGGACCCGGGCCCTCGCGGCGGGGCGGATCGGGGAGCGGGCCTATGCCGCCTGGCTCAAGGCTTCCTGCCGCCGCGGTGCCACGAGTTGA
- a CDS encoding AbrB/MazE/SpoVT family DNA-binding domain-containing protein, translated as MQTKVRKIGNSLGIVLPREALHAMKVKEGDTLYLTESPECALRVTPCKLGFAEKAALADKLMRRYRNALRELAK; from the coding sequence ATGCAAACCAAGGTTCGCAAGATCGGCAACTCGCTCGGGATCGTACTGCCCCGGGAGGCTTTGCACGCGATGAAGGTCAAGGAGGGCGATACGCTCTACCTGACCGAGTCGCCCGAGTGCGCCCTTCGAGTGACGCCGTGTAAACTGGGATTCGCGGAAAAGGCTGCCTTGGCGGATAAGTTGATGAGGCGTTATCGCAACGCCCTGCGAGAACTGGCCAAGTGA